CGTCGTCCTTCGCCATGTGCTGGCACCCCGAGTTGCAGCTGCTCAGCGCGATGTTCGAGACCTCGCGGGTCTCGCACCGGCGCGAGCTGGTGGACGAGGCGGGAGGCTGGCGCGTGGTGCCCGGCTTCGAGGACTGGGACCTGTGGCAGCGGATGGCGGATCACGGGCACCGGTTCACCACCGTCAACGAGCACACGGTCCGCATGCTCGCCCGGGACGGGTCGCGTCGGCACACCATCCCGTCGCGGTACCGGCTCCCGCTGGTCGTGTTCGACGAGCCCGACCAGGCGCGCCTCGCCCTGAGCGAGCTGGAGTCGGACCGGCACACGCAGCGCCTGCGGGCGGCCAGCATCGTCGACATGCGCGCGTGGCTCGCGCGGCTGATGGAGTCGCCCGACTTCGTCCGGCCGAACGGGTGGTCCGGCGACCCGGTGCGGCACCACGTCCAGCGGGTGACGAAGGCCCACGCCCCCGTCGCGGGCCTGGTGGTCAGCCGGCACGCGGACGGGTGGGCGCTCGCCCAGCCGCTGCACTGCCCGACCGCCGACCACGCCGACCGGATCGTCGCC
The sequence above is a segment of the Cellulomonas chengniuliangii genome. Coding sequences within it:
- a CDS encoding glycosyltransferase family 2 protein produces the protein MRVSVICPTYNRSQAIRSTLASVARQAFPDWELLVASDGSTDDTDDVVRAVSADEPRIRLIPTEPHGDPSEPRNIALAQASGDIVAYLDHDDRFRPDHLQRVVDLVDGGAELVAMGNVYRDGHGIEKRRSSSFAMCWHPELQLLSAMFETSRVSHRRELVDEAGGWRVVPGFEDWDLWQRMADHGHRFTTVNEHTVRMLARDGSRRHTIPSRYRLPLVVFDEPDQARLALSELESDRHTQRLRAASIVDMRAWLARLMESPDFVRPNGWSGDPVRHHVQRVTKAHAPVAGLVVSRHADGWALAQPLHCPTADHADRIVAAAHRDRPTLLGEVQAITAPFGARFPHVRPVRTSGLADLQTTTRGTS